Sequence from the Mesorhizobium sp. PAMC28654 genome:
CGCACGCACCAACGGCACATCTTCCTGCCTGTTGAGCGGTTCAGCAAGCGCGACGGCGACGGCTCGAGCCGTTTCAAACGACATTATCTGGGCGCCTGAGCGGAAGCAGTCGTTGCGTAGCGCACCCATCGTCAGCCAGCCTTCGCCGCTGGCAGGGACTTTTCGAGGATTGCGCGCATCGCCGCGAGGCCAGGATCCTCCGCTCGATTCATGAGACCGATGAGCTGCGTCCAATGGTCGTCCGATGCGGTATCCAGGAAATTGCGAACGGCCGAGCCGACGATCTCGGCTGGCAAGCGACCGGACGCATCGGCAGCCGTAGCCAAACGGGTCAACAAGGCGGGCTCGTCGAATGCTGCGACGAGACCCATGGCGACTTTCGGATCTTCCAGCGAGGCTATGAGGTTTCCAAGCATCGCATCGTCCTCACTGCACCAACGGCGAAGACGAGCCGTCGATATCAATCCCCCTGATATCCGCCTGACCGACAAGCAAAGAGACGTATTGCGCCGTCGCTTGCCGATTGACGTGCTCGGTCAAGTAAGCGGCGATGCGGTCCCGCACGACCTCGAACGGGAGCTGGCGGCCGTCGATCCGTCGCGTCAGGCGGATGAGATGGACGCCGTAACGTGTCTCGACCGGAGGCGAGATGTCACCGGGGACGAGATCAATCAGAGCGGCTTCGAATTCCGGTGTCGTATCGCCCGGCCCGATCTGACCGAGGCTGCCACCGATGGCCCCCGATGGGCAATCCGAGCAATCCTTCGCCAGCGCTGCAAACCCTCCGGTGCAATTGCCATCTCCGATCTCAGAGCCAGCGCCTTTTCTCGCGCTGCGGCGAAAGCTTCGCTTTCATCGCGGCGTGCGCCGATGAGGATGTGATCGGCTTCGTAGAGCGCTGGCGTCACGAAGCGGCGAAGATTGTTCTCGTAGAAGCGACGCAGCATCTCCTCGTCCGCCTCCGGCACACGGACTTCGCGTTCGATGAGGCCACGCACTAGCGCATCCTCATCGGTCTCCTGGCGTCCGTCCTGGTCGGTCCTTTGCTCCGCGGCGATATCGAGACGCCGTGCTTCCTGCAGGAGCAATTCGCGAATGACCAGCGCGCGGGTCGCCGCTTTCCAGCCCTCGCCCGGATTGCGAGCGGGAAAGTTCTGCACTTCGGCGGCGACGGCCTTATGCGAGATCGTCACACCATTGACGGTTACTGGCGGCATCGCCACGCGCTCGCGCGATGGAGTCGTGTCGGGCGTCGCCGGTCGGTGCTCGTGTGGATGTTCGCAGGACGGTGCGCGGCTGGCCGCGTGATCGATGATGAGAGCGGTCATGACTTACTCCGCAGGTTGGCGGGCGGGACGAGCAACTGCAGGCCGCACCGACGCTGGAGATCGAGCTGTTGACATGGGGGTGCGCACCCGTCGCCCCGCAAAACGCGTGCGCACCACCTGATAGCCGGGGCGCCCGAGATACCAGATCGGGGCACTCCAGACGTGGACCAGCCTTGTGAACGGAAACACCAGGAAGATCGTCATTCCAAGCAGGAGATGCGCCTTGAAGATCGGGTTGACGTCGGCGACATAGGCTGCGGCCGCTGGCTGCAAGGTGAGAATTCCCTGAGCCCAGTTCATGAATTTCACCATCTCGTGGCCATCCATGTGACCGAGCGAGACGAAGATGGTGGACAGGCCAAGAGTGAGTTGCATCCAGAGCAGCAACAGAATGGCGATGTCGCCGGGAGC
This genomic interval carries:
- a CDS encoding peptidylprolyl isomerase, which codes for MAKDCSDCPSGAIGGSLGQIGPGDTTPEFEAALIDLVPGDISPPVETRYGVHLIRLTRRIDGRQLPFEVVRDRIAAYLTEHVNRQATAQYVSLLVGQADIRGIDIDGSSSPLVQ
- the narI gene encoding respiratory nitrate reductase subunit gamma is translated as MSNAINDALFGWYPYFCLTVFLLGSLIRFDREQYTWKTGSSQLLRRRQLRWGSNLFHVGILAIFGGHFVGLLTPIWVFDALGISHSFKQGLAITVGGIAGVACFVGIALLAHRRLFDARIRNTSAPGDIAILLLLWMQLTLGLSTIFVSLGHMDGHEMVKFMNWAQGILTLQPAAAAYVADVNPIFKAHLLLGMTIFLVFPFTRLVHVWSAPIWYLGRPGYQVVRTRFAGRRVRTPMSTARSPASVRPAVARPARQPAE